From Clostridiales bacterium, a single genomic window includes:
- a CDS encoding family 1 encapsulin nanocompartment shell protein, whose protein sequence is MDYLSRESSPISTELWGEIDSAVVGAVRKVLSGRRFLHVFGPLGVGTESISVDSAGAVEEVSDGGIITTKGRKYVEIPAIYHDFTLRARDLENSAQFGYPVDLTEALNAAETCARKEDSLIYFGNAALGYEGLLTAQGINKIKKSDWKEGENAYSDIASAIELLISKGIYGAYTLVISPDIYLQLQRIQPGTGVLEYDRISKLLNGNVLHTPVLGSGKALLVCSEPRNLDLVIGQDLSTAYLEQKDLNHNFRVLETVLLRIKNKDAVVAFE, encoded by the coding sequence ATGGATTATCTTTCTAGAGAAAGTTCCCCCATTTCAACTGAACTGTGGGGAGAGATCGACTCCGCCGTTGTTGGAGCGGTGAGAAAAGTTCTGTCTGGAAGGCGGTTTTTACATGTGTTTGGGCCGCTTGGAGTCGGCACTGAAAGCATTTCTGTCGATAGCGCCGGAGCTGTAGAAGAAGTCTCAGACGGAGGAATAATTACGACAAAAGGCAGGAAATATGTAGAGATTCCCGCTATTTATCATGATTTCACATTGCGTGCAAGGGATCTTGAAAACAGCGCACAGTTTGGATATCCGGTTGATCTTACAGAAGCTTTAAATGCTGCCGAAACCTGCGCAAGAAAAGAAGATTCTTTAATTTATTTCGGCAATGCGGCCCTTGGGTATGAAGGGCTTCTAACCGCCCAGGGCATCAACAAGATTAAAAAATCCGATTGGAAGGAAGGCGAAAACGCCTATTCCGATATCGCCTCGGCCATTGAGCTTCTGATTTCAAAGGGAATCTATGGTGCCTACACCCTTGTCATAAGTCCTGATATATATTTACAGCTACAACGAATTCAACCTGGAACAGGTGTATTAGAGTATGATCGTATTTCTAAACTTCTAAACGGAAATGTGTTGCATACCCCTGTGCTCGGTAGCGGAAAGGCCCTTCTGGTCTGCAGTGAACCGAGAAATCTTGATCTTGTTATCGGTCAAGACCTTTCGACTGCATATCTGGAACAGAAAGACCTGAACCATAACTTCCGCGTGCTGGAAACAGTCCTGCTTCGTATTAAGAACAAAGATGCCGTTGTTGCATTTGAATAA
- a CDS encoding rubrerythrin family protein gives MSVHNAMTADFLRSAYGGESMAHMRYLIWGDIARKEGFPNIATLFEAVSYAERVHAGNHFKVLDGDIGDATVAAGGVFGIGKTVDNLQGAINGELHEVEQMYPVYLNTAKFQNESGAEMSFHGALEAEKTHAKLFKKAQDAVKAGHDLEFKAIYICTICGYTVLDVVPEKCPICGAKKEMFKEFRP, from the coding sequence ATGTCGGTACATAATGCCATGACTGCGGATTTTCTCCGTTCTGCTTACGGCGGAGAAAGCATGGCGCATATGCGCTATCTTATCTGGGGCGATATTGCCCGCAAGGAGGGATTCCCGAATATCGCAACACTGTTTGAAGCGGTTTCCTATGCGGAACGTGTGCATGCTGGAAATCATTTCAAAGTTCTGGACGGTGATATCGGGGATGCAACAGTTGCAGCAGGCGGAGTATTTGGAATCGGCAAAACTGTAGATAACCTACAGGGCGCCATCAACGGCGAGCTGCACGAAGTCGAGCAGATGTATCCGGTTTACCTGAATACAGCCAAATTCCAGAATGAGTCTGGTGCTGAAATGTCATTCCATGGGGCGCTTGAAGCGGAAAAAACTCATGCAAAATTGTTCAAAAAAGCGCAAGATGCAGTAAAAGCGGGACATGATCTGGAATTCAAAGCTATTTACATTTGCACCATATGTGGCTATACCGTTCTGGACGTAGTTCCTGAAAAGTGCCCCATCTGCGGAGCAAAGAAGGAAATGTTCAAGGAATTCAGGCCGTAA
- the ligA gene encoding NAD-dependent DNA ligase LigA encodes MDVAKRIEELRKIINYHSYRYYVIDKPEISDYEYDMLYRELEDLEDKHPELITPDSPTQRVGGEALREFEQVVHTIPLQSLQDVFSFGELRDWDRRVKSMINETPEYIVELKIDGLSVALLYENGKLVRGATRGDGFIGENVTQNLKTVKSIPLVIKDNNLLEVRGEVYFPKKKFIELNEKREEAGESLFANPRNAAAGSLRQLDPKITAKRALDIFVFNVQRYEGKDLVTHLNSLEYLKDLGFKVSPERVLCKDIEEVIEQIKRMGEMRGGLPFEIDGIVIKVNSLAQREVLGSTAKTPRWAVAYKFPPERKKTRLKDITVNVGRTGVLTPMAILEPVRIAGSTVSKTTLHNEDYISEKDIRIGDNVIIQKAGDVIPEIIEPLIKERSGDEKIFKMPERCPECGAPVKRLDGEVAVRCTNITCPAQIRRSLEHFVSRDAMNIDGLGPQIISQLLNNGLVHDAADFYYLKYEDLIKLDRMGDKSVNNLLNSISKTKANELDRLITALGIRYVGQKAAKNLAKYFGSMKGIMNSTEDEFLNIEDIGSIMAESIYNFFSNEKNIAFINKLKDAGVNMVCKQFGSEKDQPFAGLTFVLTGALSKYTRDEASAIIENLGGKVSGSVSKKTSYVLAGEDVGSKLRKAEQLNIKIINEEDFEKLTGKVK; translated from the coding sequence TTGGACGTTGCAAAAAGGATTGAAGAACTCAGGAAAATCATTAATTATCACAGTTACAGGTATTATGTCATTGATAAACCTGAAATAAGCGATTATGAATATGACATGCTCTACAGGGAGCTTGAGGATCTGGAAGATAAACATCCCGAACTTATAACGCCTGATTCGCCTACACAAAGGGTAGGCGGTGAAGCGCTCAGGGAGTTTGAGCAGGTTGTCCATACAATACCGCTTCAAAGCCTTCAGGATGTATTTAGTTTTGGGGAATTGAGGGATTGGGACAGAAGAGTAAAAAGCATGATAAATGAAACACCCGAGTATATCGTTGAGTTAAAGATAGACGGTTTGTCAGTCGCCTTGCTGTATGAAAATGGAAAACTTGTAAGGGGTGCAACGAGGGGCGACGGATTTATCGGCGAAAATGTCACCCAGAATTTAAAGACTGTTAAAAGCATACCTCTTGTTATAAAGGATAATAATCTTCTGGAAGTGAGAGGAGAGGTATACTTTCCTAAAAAAAAGTTTATAGAATTGAATGAAAAGAGGGAGGAAGCCGGTGAATCGCTGTTTGCAAATCCAAGGAATGCTGCAGCAGGATCATTGAGGCAGTTGGATCCCAAGATAACGGCAAAAAGAGCGCTGGATATTTTCGTTTTCAATGTTCAGCGATATGAAGGAAAGGATCTTGTTACCCATTTGAACAGCCTTGAATATTTAAAAGATCTCGGATTTAAAGTGAGCCCCGAGAGAGTCCTTTGCAAAGACATTGAAGAGGTTATAGAGCAGATAAAAAGGATGGGGGAGATGCGCGGCGGTCTGCCATTTGAGATAGACGGCATCGTAATCAAGGTAAACTCGCTGGCTCAAAGGGAAGTGCTTGGAAGTACTGCTAAAACACCAAGATGGGCGGTGGCATATAAATTTCCACCTGAAAGAAAAAAGACAAGGTTAAAGGATATAACAGTAAATGTTGGGAGGACAGGAGTGCTTACGCCTATGGCAATACTGGAACCGGTGAGGATTGCCGGTTCGACTGTTTCAAAGACTACATTGCATAATGAAGATTATATTTCTGAAAAGGATATCAGGATAGGAGATAATGTCATAATACAAAAGGCCGGCGATGTGATACCTGAGATCATCGAGCCTTTAATCAAGGAAAGGTCCGGAGATGAGAAAATATTTAAAATGCCGGAGAGATGTCCGGAATGCGGCGCACCTGTGAAAAGACTGGATGGTGAAGTTGCCGTAAGATGTACGAACATAACATGTCCTGCTCAGATCAGGAGATCGCTGGAGCATTTTGTATCAAGGGATGCTATGAATATAGACGGCCTAGGGCCACAGATAATATCGCAGCTTCTCAATAACGGGCTGGTACACGATGCGGCGGATTTTTATTATTTAAAATATGAAGATTTAATAAAACTTGATAGAATGGGAGACAAATCGGTAAATAATCTTTTAAATTCGATCAGCAAGACAAAGGCGAATGAACTTGACAGGCTCATTACCGCTCTGGGCATAAGATATGTGGGGCAGAAAGCCGCAAAAAATTTGGCTAAATATTTCGGCTCCATGAAGGGAATTATGAACTCGACAGAGGATGAATTCTTGAATATCGAAGACATCGGAAGCATTATGGCTGAGTCCATATATAATTTTTTCAGCAATGAGAAAAATATAGCATTCATAAATAAACTTAAAGATGCAGGAGTAAATATGGTATGCAAGCAATTTGGCTCAGAAAAGGATCAACCTTTTGCGGGGCTTACATTTGTACTTACCGGAGCTCTTTCAAAATATACCAGGGATGAGGCCTCGGCTATCATAGAAAACCTTGGAGGAAAGGTTTCAGGAAGCGTATCGAAAAAGACGAGTTATGTTCTTGCCGGCGAAGACGTCGGATCGAAGCTCAGAAAAGCCGAACAGCTTAATATTAAGATTATAAATGAAGAGGATTTTGAAAAATTGACCGGAAAAG
- the pcrA gene encoding DNA helicase PcrA, giving the protein MDLDKLNKEQKEAVLTTEGPLLIFAGAGSGKTRVLTYRIAYLIESSVYPGSILAITFTNKAAGEMKERVENLVGSASRDIWISTFHAACMRILRREIDKIGYNKNFVIFDTGDQKTLIKHCLDDLDIDEKMYPVKTVLGNISKAKNELVTCEMYRKRNSLDFRAKKIGQIYELYQKKLKENNALDFDDIIMKTNEIFEKFPDVLKFYQHKFKYIHVDEYQDTNYAQYKFISYLSMFYRNLCVVGDDDQSIYGFRGADIRNILEFEKEYPDAKIIKLEENYRSSKCILNAANSVIKNNRGRKSKTLWTNKSSGEKISIYMARDEKDEAAFIAKSILKDMDYGRSLKDFAVLYRTNAQSRVIEEAFMQYKIPYRIVGGLKFYDRKEIKDLIAYLRVIDNPVDNISLARIINVPKRNIGDTTLQKLSGYASRMGISMMQAVFEVDNIKEISPRVSSSVKKFASLMQEFLSSYEGRSVPELISLIMDKTGYMQKLLTSGDTQDESRLQNIKEFLSAAQNFERESEDKSLGAFLEGIALISDIDTVKEDESAVVLMTLHSAKGLEFPVVFMAGMEEGIFPNYRSEEDDSEVEEERRLCYVGITRAKEKLYMTYAAIRTLYGNTQCNDVSEFITEIPEKYIEFINKKPLDYIAASKADLTVNKPAKLTLNEMNVLTSDKIKAGTKVRHKLWGEGIIASAIKKPDDYEITVVFDSCGIKKLSAKYAPLEYI; this is encoded by the coding sequence ATGGATTTAGATAAACTAAACAAAGAGCAAAAGGAAGCGGTTCTTACAACAGAGGGACCTCTTTTGATATTTGCAGGGGCCGGAAGCGGAAAAACCAGGGTTCTTACATACAGGATAGCATATCTTATTGAAAGCAGCGTATACCCGGGAAGCATTCTTGCAATTACATTTACAAACAAAGCGGCCGGCGAGATGAAAGAAAGGGTGGAAAACCTTGTGGGAAGCGCATCACGGGATATATGGATATCCACGTTCCATGCGGCTTGCATGAGGATTTTAAGAAGGGAAATAGATAAGATAGGTTACAATAAAAACTTTGTAATATTTGATACAGGCGATCAGAAGACTCTCATCAAACACTGCTTGGATGATCTTGACATAGATGAGAAGATGTATCCTGTAAAAACTGTATTGGGCAATATAAGCAAGGCAAAGAATGAACTTGTAACCTGTGAGATGTATAGAAAACGGAATTCCCTTGATTTCAGGGCAAAAAAGATAGGGCAGATCTACGAGCTTTACCAGAAAAAGTTGAAGGAAAACAATGCGCTTGACTTTGATGATATTATAATGAAGACAAACGAGATTTTTGAAAAATTTCCCGATGTTTTAAAGTTCTACCAGCATAAATTCAAGTATATACATGTTGATGAATACCAGGATACCAATTATGCCCAGTATAAGTTCATATCCTATCTTTCCATGTTTTACAGAAACCTCTGCGTCGTAGGCGACGACGACCAGAGCATATACGGCTTCAGGGGAGCCGATATAAGGAACATACTGGAGTTTGAAAAGGAATATCCAGATGCCAAGATAATAAAACTTGAAGAAAATTACAGGTCTTCAAAATGCATATTGAACGCTGCAAACAGCGTTATAAAAAATAACAGGGGCAGAAAATCAAAAACATTGTGGACGAATAAGAGTTCCGGTGAAAAAATCTCAATATATATGGCAAGAGATGAAAAGGACGAAGCGGCATTTATTGCAAAGAGCATATTGAAGGATATGGATTACGGCAGGAGCCTCAAGGATTTTGCCGTGCTATACAGGACGAATGCCCAGTCGAGGGTTATAGAGGAAGCATTCATGCAGTATAAAATTCCCTACAGGATAGTCGGGGGTTTGAAATTCTACGATAGAAAAGAGATAAAGGACCTGATCGCATATCTTCGTGTAATCGATAATCCTGTGGATAACATATCTCTTGCAAGGATAATAAATGTGCCGAAGAGAAACATAGGAGATACCACTTTGCAAAAACTGTCCGGATATGCTTCTAGGATGGGGATAAGCATGATGCAGGCTGTTTTTGAAGTGGATAACATAAAGGAAATATCGCCGAGGGTTTCGTCATCAGTTAAAAAATTCGCATCTCTTATGCAGGAATTTTTATCATCATATGAAGGGCGCAGTGTGCCTGAGCTGATTTCGTTGATAATGGATAAAACAGGTTATATGCAAAAACTGCTTACATCAGGAGATACTCAGGACGAATCAAGGCTCCAAAATATAAAGGAATTCTTATCCGCTGCCCAGAATTTTGAGAGGGAAAGTGAAGATAAAAGTCTTGGAGCATTTTTAGAGGGGATAGCGCTGATTTCCGATATAGATACGGTCAAAGAGGATGAAAGCGCCGTGGTATTGATGACGCTTCACAGCGCCAAGGGTCTGGAATTTCCTGTTGTATTCATGGCGGGAATGGAAGAGGGCATTTTCCCGAATTACCGATCCGAAGAAGATGATAGCGAGGTGGAGGAAGAAAGAAGGCTGTGCTATGTCGGCATAACCAGGGCTAAGGAAAAGCTTTATATGACATATGCTGCCATAAGAACTCTCTACGGCAATACCCAATGCAATGATGTTTCGGAATTTATAACCGAGATTCCTGAAAAATATATAGAATTCATAAATAAAAAGCCGCTTGATTATATTGCGGCTTCAAAGGCTGACCTGACAGTGAATAAGCCGGCGAAGCTGACTCTAAATGAAATGAATGTTTTAACTTCCGATAAAATTAAAGCAGGAACGAAGGTAAGGCATAAATTATGGGGAGAGGGGATCATAGCCTCTGCAATAAAAAAGCCTGATGATTATGAGATTACTGTTGTATTTGACAGCTGCGGGATAAAAAAGCTCTCTGCAAAATATGCTCCTTTGGAATATATTTAG
- a CDS encoding demethoxyubiquinone hydroxylase family protein — MPAFANPFQGNVERKLNKDELIQAVRLDIAGELEAIYLYDAHAQATDNAIAKAVISDIRDEEKVHVGELFTLLRTLDPKEAEQFAAGETEVKEMLEKLGVLKEPAEKTATGKGTVGSLLDHKS; from the coding sequence ATGCCAGCTTTTGCAAATCCATTTCAAGGCAATGTTGAACGAAAATTAAACAAAGATGAACTCATTCAGGCGGTACGTCTGGATATCGCAGGAGAACTGGAGGCCATTTACCTCTATGATGCACATGCACAGGCAACAGATAATGCCATTGCCAAAGCAGTTATATCCGATATCCGCGATGAAGAGAAAGTACATGTCGGGGAACTGTTTACGCTATTGCGCACACTGGACCCGAAAGAAGCTGAGCAATTCGCTGCCGGCGAAACGGAAGTCAAAGAGATGCTGGAAAAGCTTGGAGTTTTGAAAGAACCAGCAGAAAAAACAGCTACTGGAAAGGGAACAGTCGGCAGTCTTCTTGATCATAAATCTTGA
- a CDS encoding YerC/YecD family TrpR-related protein, giving the protein MAQYHSKLESKEMDELFKAILTLKNIEECYRFFDDICTINEMQAISQRMQVALMLNKGETYNEIVKKTGASTATISRVNRCLNYGSDGYNLVLKRLGKK; this is encoded by the coding sequence TTGGCGCAATATCATTCAAAGCTTGAGTCTAAAGAAATGGATGAACTTTTTAAGGCCATACTTACGTTAAAAAACATCGAAGAATGCTACAGATTTTTTGATGATATATGTACAATAAATGAGATGCAGGCAATTTCCCAGAGAATGCAGGTCGCACTGATGCTGAACAAAGGGGAAACATACAACGAGATAGTCAAAAAAACCGGTGCAAGCACTGCAACCATAAGCAGGGTAAACAGGTGCTTAAACTATGGTTCAGATGGATATAACTTAGTATTGAAAAGGCTTGGCAAAAAATAA
- a CDS encoding desulfoferrodoxin, whose protein sequence is MSDIFFYRCERCGNIVALLKSGGGTLTCCGQAMNKLVANTSDGAKEKHVPVITRENGKLKVKVGSVLHPMLPEHHIEWIALVSGRRVEFKYLQPGEQPIAEFDNAESGIVYEYCNLHGLWKAEF, encoded by the coding sequence ATGTCAGATATATTTTTTTATCGTTGTGAAAGATGCGGAAACATTGTAGCGTTACTAAAAAGCGGCGGCGGAACCCTTACCTGCTGCGGACAGGCGATGAACAAACTAGTGGCAAATACCTCGGATGGTGCGAAGGAGAAACACGTTCCGGTTATAACGAGGGAAAACGGGAAACTAAAGGTTAAAGTTGGATCCGTTTTGCATCCTATGCTTCCTGAGCATCATATCGAGTGGATTGCTTTGGTGTCCGGCAGACGCGTCGAATTTAAATATTTGCAGCCTGGCGAACAGCCGATTGCCGAGTTTGATAACGCTGAAAGCGGAATCGTTTACGAATATTGCAATCTGCACGGCCTTTGGAAAGCTGAATTTTAG